Within Stella humosa, the genomic segment ACATGCCCCCGTCGGGCCCAGTGCTGGGATCGGGCGACCGGGCGCTGCTGGTGCGCAGTGCGACTGGCTATCGCGACCTCGACGCCGTCGACCAGTTGACCATGGAGTTCGCCGGCAGCTATCGCCACTACTGCGCCTGCCTGATGCGAACGATCGCTGTCGGCCAGGGCAACGACCGCCAGCGCCGCATGTTCGAGGTGACGCGCGATGCCATGGCGGCGATGACCGCGGCCGCCCGGCCGGGCAACATCCTGGGCAACATCGACGATGCCCACCGGCGGGTCTATGACGAGGCGGGTTTCGGGGACTTCCGCATGTCGGCCTGCGGCTACTCGCTAGGCGCCAACTTCCGCCCAAGCTGGATGGACGTGCCGCCGATGCTCTACAGCGGCAACGTCATCCCGGTGCAGGCCGGCATGGTGCTGTTCCTGCACGCCATCCTGATCGACGCGCCGGCAAACCTCGCCATGTCGCTCGGCCACACCATCGTCGTCGGCGAGACCGGGGCCGAGGTGCTGAGCCGCCTGACGCCTGAATACCATATCGCCGTCTGATCGAAGGTTCTGAGCCCCCATGACCACCGATCGTGACCAGATCCTGCTCTGGATCGAGGAAGAGCGGGACGAGATCGTCGCGCTCCTCCAGCGCCTGGTGCGCGCCCGCAGCCCCAACCCGCCAGGGGATACCCTGGCGGCGGCGGCTATCGTGCGCGAGCGCCTGGATGCCGAGGCCCTGCCCTACCGCATCATCGACCCCAACCCGGTGATGCCGAACTTCGTCGGCACCTTCGACGGCGGCTTGAAGGGCCGCCACCTGGTGCTGAACGGCCATATCGACGTCTTCCCCGTCGCCAGCGACCATGGCTGGAGCCGAGATCCCTGGAGCGGCGACATCGTCGACGGCAAGCTCTACGGCCGGGGTGCCGCCGACATGAAGCCGGGCACCACCGCCTCCATCGTCACCTATGCCCTGCTGCACCGCCTGCGCGACCGGCTGAAGGGCCGGCTGACCCTGACCGCCGTCTCGGACGAGGAGACGTTCGGGCCGTGGGGTGCGCGCTGGCTGATGGACCACGAGCCAGAGGTGCTGGGCGATTGCTGCCTGAACGGCGAGCCGTCCGGCCCCAATACCATCCGCTTCGGCGAAAAAGGCCCGCTCTGGCTGCGCTTCACCGTGCGGGCGCCGGGCGCGCATGGCGCCTACACCCACACCGGCAGCGCCACCCTGACCGCGACCCGGCTGATCGGCGAGTTGGAGCGGCTGGAGGACCTGCCGGTCGACCTGCCGCACAACGTCATGGCGGCGATCGACGAGGCGTCGGCCGCGGCCGACGTCGCCATGGGCCAGGGGGCGGGCGCCATCGTCGGCAAGGTGACGCTGAATGTCGGCCTGCTGAACGGGGGCGTGAAGGTGAACATGATCCCCAGCGAATGCACCTTCGAGGCCGACATCCGCCTGCCGCCCGGCATGAGCCGGGAACGGGTGATGGCCGAGGTCGAGCGCATGGTGGGGAACCATCCCGGAGTCGAGGTGGAGGAGACGGGCTGCAACCTGCCCTCCTACTGCGATCCCTATGGCGAGATGGTCGGCATCCTCCAGGCCAACGTGCAGGCGTTGGCCGGGCACAAGCCGACGCCGATCGTGGGCCTGGGCGGCACCGACGCGCGGCTCTGGCGCTACCGGAACATCCCGGCCTACGTCTATGGCGTCTATCCGCACGGCATGGGCTCGCACGACGAGCATGTCGACATCGAGGAATTCCTCCATGTCGTGCGCACGCATGCGCTGTCGGCCTACGACTACCTGATGGCGAGCTGAGGCGGCGATGGCGCTCCATCCCGATCTGATCCTCCGCAACGGCCGCATCGCGACGCTCGATGCGACCGGCACCATCGTCCAGGCCCTGGCAGTCCATGGCGGCCGCATCGTCGCCCGCGGCCGCGACGACGAGATCGCCACCCTGGCCGGCCCGGGCACGCGGGTCGTCGACCTGGCCGGCCGCACCGCCATCCCAGGCATCGTCGATTCGCACTGCCACCCCGACAGCTATGCCGCCCGCCTGGCGCGCTGGCACGATGTCGGGCCGGCCGCGGTCGATGGCCGCGAGGCGCTGCTGAAGACCATCGCGGCCGCCTGCCGAGACCTGCCGGCCGATGGCTGGTTTGCCGGCTATCGCTTCAACGACCACAAGAGCGGCGGCTTCCCGACGCGCGAGGAGCTGGACGCGGCGGCCGGCGGGCGGCGCGTCTTCATCCTGCGCACCGACGGCCATCTGGGCGTCGCCAACAGCGCCGCCTTCCAGGCCTGCGGCATCTCCGACAATGCGGAGGACCCGCCCTTCGGCCGCTTCGACCGCCACCCGGCGACCAACCGCTTCACCGGCCTGCTGCGCGAGACGGCGACCCACATCTTCCTGTCGGAGATCCATGCCGGCGACACCGAGCAGCAGATCGCGGGCGGACTGCAAAAGGTCTTCGCCGACTGGAACCGCTACGGCATCACGTCGGTCTACAACTCGCTGGCCGGCGCCCGCTCGATCCGCGCCTACCAGTTGATGGAGGCCGCGGGCGGCATGACCATGCGCGTCGGCATCATCGTCAGCGGGCGCGACGAGGGGCTGGTCGAAAGCTATATCGCGGCCGGCATCCGCTCGGGCTTCGGCAGCGACTGGGTGCGCGTGATCGGCGTCGAATGGTGCCCGGACTGCTCGACCTCGGGCCGCACGGCCGCCTACTACGAGCCCTATGTCGGCCGGAAGATCGAGGGCGAGCCCGACAACAATTGCGGCATGCTGCTCTACGAGGGCGAAGACCTGAAGCGGCGCGCCATCCAGGCCCATGGCGCCGGGCTGCAGGTGATGATCGAGGGGCTGGGCGACCGCGGCATCGACTTCGCGCTGGACGCCATCGAGGCTGCACTGGAAGCCCATCCGATGCCGGACCACCGCATGCGGGTCGAGCATTGCTGCTACGTCACCCCGCCGATCCTGGAGCGCATCAAGCGGCTGGGCGTGGTCGATTCCTCGGCCACCGGCTTCATGTACGACCTGGGCGAAGGCTACATCGCCAACCGCGGCCAGGCGGCGATGCGCTGGATGTGGCCCCATCGCAGCCTGATCGACGCCGGCATCCCCGCCCCCGGCCATTCGGACGCCATGGTGTGCCAGGCCAACCCCTTCGTTGCCATCTGGTCGATGGTGAACCGCAAGAGCGACAGCGGCGGCGACCTCGACATCCGCGAGGCGATCACCGTCGACGAGGCCTTGCGGGCCTACACCATCCTCGGCGCCTGGTCGGGCCGCGAGGAGACGATCAAGGGGTCGCTGGAGGTGGGCAAGCTGGCCGACATCGCCGTGCTGGACCGCGACCCCTATACCATCCCGCCCGACGAGTTGCGCGACCTCAGGGTGGACATGACCTTCGTCGGCGGAGCCCTGTGCCATGGCGGATAGCGACCGGATCGTCCTGTCGGGCAAGGCCCCCCTGCCCCGCTCGCTGTGGGCTGCCACCGCCCGGCCGCCGATCCCGGCCCTGCCGCTCGCCGGCGAGACCGAGGCCGACGTGGTCGTGGTCGGCGGCGGCTTCACCGGCCTGTCGGCGGCGCTCCACTTGGCCGAGCGCGGGTTGAAGCTGGTGCTGCTGGAAGCGGCCGAGCCCGGCTGGGGCGCGTCGGGGCGCAATGGCGGCCAGGTGATTGCCGGGCTGAAGGCGATGCCGGCCGAGATCATCGCCAAGCATGGGCGCGAGCGCGGAAAGCAGATCGTCGACCTGGTCGGCGGCACCGCCGATTTCCTGTTCGACCTGATCCGACGCCACGGCATCGAGTGCGATGCCGAGCGCAAGGGCTGGGTGCAGGCCGCCCACTCCGACAAGGCGCTGGCCGCCGTGGCCGGCCGCGTCGCCGACTGGCAGGCGCACGACGCCCCGGTGCGCATGGTGGACCGGGCCGAGATGGCCCGCATCCTGGGCACGGGCGACTATGTCGGCGGCATGGTCGACGCCCGCGACGGCGCGCTCAACCCACTGGGTTATGCCCGCGGCCTGGCCGATGCCGCCCAGCGGCTGGGTGCCCGCATCCATGGCGGCTCCCCCGTCACGCGCGTCACGCAGCGCGGCGCGGGCTGGCAGGTGACGACGGCGGCGGGCTCCGTCACCGCGCCCAAGGTGTTGATCGGCACCAACGCCTACACGACGGACTTCTGGCCGGGGCTGGCCGCCAGCGTCGTACCGGTGTCGAGCTTCCAGGTCGCCACGGCACCGCTGACAGACAACCTGCGCCGCACGATCCTGCCGGAAGGACATGTCCTGTCGGACACGCGCCGCCTGCTGCGCTATTTCCGCCTGGACGCCCAGGGCCGGATGGTCATGGGCGGTCGCGGCACCTTCAAGAACGACATCGATTCCGGCGACACCGCCCGCCTGCGCCGCTGGGTGGGCGAGCTGTTCCCGGCCCTGTCCGACATCGCCTACGAGTATCACTGGTCGGGCAACGTGGCGGTCAACCTCGACCATTGGCCGCACCTGCACGCGCTGGCGCCAGGGGTCTGGGCCGCGCTCGGCTATAACGGCCGCGGCGTCGCCATGGCATCGCGCATGGGGGCGCTGCTGGCCGACCTCGCGGCCGGGGTCCCGGCCGCGAAAATCGCCTTCCCCATCACCCCCCTGCGGCCGATCCCGTTTCACGGCATGCGCCGGGCGGTGCTGCCGGTGATGACGGCATGGTACGGGGTGCTGGACCGGCTGCAGTGACGCTGCGCGCCCTTCTGCTGGACGTCGACGGCGTCCTCGTCCGCGGCCGGCCGTCGGACGGTCGCTACTGGTCGAGTACGATCGACCAGGATCTGGGCCTGGATATCGCGGTGTTGCAGCGAGAGTTCTTTTCGACCCACTGGGACGACGTCCTGACCGGCAGGGCCGCGCTCGACGAGCGCCTGGCCCCGGTGCTGGCCCGCATCGCGCCGCATCTGACCGTCGATCGGCTGACCGAATACTGGTTCGCCCAGGATTCGCGCCTGGACCACCGGCTCCTGGAGCGGGTCGCCCGCGCGCGCCGGCACGGTATGACCGTCCATCTCGCCACCAACCAGGAGCACCGGCGGGCACGCCACCTGATGGAGGAGCTAGGCCTGTCGGCGCATGTCGACGGCATCTTCCATTCGGCCGCACTCGGTTGGCGCAAGCCCGAGCCCGCCTTCTTCGCCGCCACTACGACGAAGCTGGGGCTTGAGCCGGCGGAACTCCTGCTGGTCGACGACCTGAAGGAGAACGTCCTGGCTGCCGCCGCTGCGGGCTGGGCCACGGTCCACTGGACCGACAGCCCGGCCGCATGGGCAGCCCTTGAGGCCCGCCTGCCGGGCTGACCCTGCTATCGCTTCTCGTGCTGCCGGAAGAAGCGCAGCATCTCGCGGCTGGCGTCGGGGCCGCGCGGATCGGTGTAGGAGCCGTCCTTGCTGCCCCCCGACCAGGCATGCCCGGCGCCATGCAGCACCCACTGCTCGAACATCGAGCGGCCATCCGGCGCGGCATGGACCGTGCGCGTGAAGCCCATGCCGCCGGACCCGACGCCCTTTTCCGTGCGGGTCGACAGGCCAGCGGCCGGCGCACCGCCCCGGGCATGGGCCAGCACCTGGTCGCCATTCACCGGCTTGACGGTGCGGTCGCGGTCGCCGTGGAAGACGATGGTCGGCACCGATCGGGCACCAGGCGCCGGGGGCACGCCGCCCTGGCGCATGGCCGCGAAGGCCGACGGCATGTCGCGGGCGGCCCCAGGCGCGAGGCCCGAATGCACGCCGACGGCAGCGAAGAGATCGGGATAGGTCGCCCCCATGATGGCCGCCGCCGCCCCGCCCGCCGACAGGCCGGCAACATAGACCTGGCCTTCCATCACCGCGAACTCGCCCATGACCTGGCGGGCGATTCCGGCGATCAGCGCGGGCTCCCCCCGGCCGCGCTGCTGGTCGGCGACGCTGAACCAGTTCCAGCAGCGCGACGGGTTGGCGCTGCGCGGCTGGTCGGGATAGGCCACGAGGAAGGTCTCGGCCTCCGCCAGTTCGTTCATCCGCGTGCCGGCGGCGAAATCCTCCGGCGACTGGGTGCAGCCATGCAGCATGACGACCAGCGGCACCGGCTGGCCGCGATAGCCGGACGGGAGATAAAGGCGGTAGCCGCGGGCGCCGGCCGCGCTGACATGCGAGTGAGCCTCGAAGGTGCCGCCCGGCGGCGTGACCGGCCCGGCCGGCGGTGGCGACGCGGGCCGACTGCCGGCACCATCGTCGCGTCGCCGAAACTTGCGAAAGCGATCGAGCAATCCACTCCAAATACCGGACATCTCGGCATTATCCAGTTCCGAACGGGCCGCCCTTGCGGTCCATGCGCCATCGCTTCCGGGCGCCGGCGGCGCCGTGTCGATGACGCCGGGATCGGCGGAAGCTCCTGCGGGCGCGCCCTGCAGCAGCCGCATGGCCTCATCCAGCCTGCCCTCCCGCGTGAGGCGGGTTGCCTCCATCATGTCGACGCCTGATCTGCCGCTCATATCGAATGCGCTCCTGCGGGGGGATTTGGACGGCATGGCTAGCGGATACGGTCGGCCAGCGCGGCCTTGACCGCGGGCGGCGCTTGCAGCGCACCCAGGACCTGGATGGAAGCGATCGTGGCCATCGCCAGTTCCGCCGAAACGTCGGCAGCGATGATCGCCAGCCCCAGAACCTGGATGTGGACCTGCCGCCCGGACGCGCGCACGGCCTCCAGGTCCGCGCGGCCATAGCGCCGCAGGCCCAGGTCGAGCTGACGATGCTCGACGGACTTGCGGACGGTATCCTGGTGGCGGTCGAGCTGGTGGCGGATCGCGGTCCGGATGAAGTCGGAGCGGTTGGAATAGAAGCCCTCCTGGACCAGGAGGTCGATATGGCCCAGGTCGACGTAACCCAGGTTGATCGTCAGCTTCTCGCTATCCGGCGCGGCCATTCATCCCCTCCACATACCATCCATGTGGATGGTATGTGGAGGGCTATAAAGAAGATGCAAGAGGTGAGAACGGGCGAGGATCGCGTCCGGTGCTTCGGGTAGAGCGACCCCGGATCGACCGTTCCGTTGCTAGGAAATCTCCGCCCGCACGATGGCGGCACCGTCGGCCAGGGCCTTCAGCTTGCCGAAGGCGGTCGCCCGCGGCAGGTACTTCATGCCGCAGTCGGGTGCCGGGATGATGCGGTCGGCCGGTGCGAACTTCAGGGCCTCGCGGATGCGGCCGGCGATCGTCTCCGGCGTCTCGATGCTGCCGTCGCCGAGGTCGATGACGCCCAACAGCACCTTCTTGGGCGCCAGGTCGGCAAGGACTCCCAGGTCCAGCTTGGGCTGGGCCGCCTCGATGGAGATCTGGTCGGCATTGCAGTCGGCCAACTGGGCCAGGAAGGAATAGCCGGTCGGCTTCTCGCCCGGCACCACGGCGGCATAGCCGAAGCAGAGATGGACGATGGTCGGCACGGTCAGCCCCTCAACCGCGCGGTTGATCGCCTTCACGGCGTAGCGGCTGGCCAGTTCCGGGTTGTTGCGCAGCCAGGGCTCGTCCAGTTGGATGATGTCGGCGCCCGCCGCCTGGAGGTCCCGCGCCTCGGCGTTCACCGCCGCGGCGAAGTCCATGATCATCTCCTCCTCATCCTTGTAGAACTCGTTCTTGGCCTGCTGGCTCATCGTGAACGGCCCGGGGAGGGTGATCTTGGCCGTCTTGTCGGTGTTGGCGCGCAGGAACTCCATATCGCGCACTTCGACCGCGCGGGTGCGGCGGATGCGGTCGACGACGCGCGGCACCAGAGTGACGGCGCCGGCCTTGCTGATGATCTCGCCCGGGTTCTCGGCGTCGATGCCGTCGAGCGCGGTCGCCAGGCGGTTGGAGTAGCTCTCGCGGCGGATCTCGCCGTCCGTGATGATGTCGATGCCGGCCCGCTCCATGTCGCGGATGGCGACCACGGTGGCGTCGTCCTGCGCCTGTTCCAGATACTGCTCGGGCACCCGCCACAGGTCGGTCAGGCGCACCCGCGGCACGATCTTGGACAGCAGCAGGCGGTTGGCCAGCCAGTCGGGCTGCGGGTAGCTGCCGACGACGGTGGTCGGCAAGAGACGCTGGGTCATCGGCGAAGGCTCCTTGGTGAAATTCAGGCGACGGCCGGCGTGGCCGCGGTCGGCCGGCGGGCGGCCACGGACATCGTGCGGCCCTGGCGGCCGGCCGTCTGCCAGACCAGCGTGCGCCGCTCGACGAAGCGCGCCAGCAGGTCGAACAGGACCGACAGGACCAGGATCAGCAGGACGGCCGCGAACACGCGCGGGCTGTCGAGGATGGTGCGGTAGCGGCTGACGAGGTAGCCGATGCCGGCTGCCGAGGTCAGCATCTCGGACACCACGACGCCGATGATGGTCAAGGCGCCACCCAGGCGCAGGCCAGCCAGCACGGTCGGGATCGAAGCCGGGATGATGACGCGGGTGATCTGCTGCCAGATGGTGGCGCCCATGCTCCGCGCGGCCAGCAGCAGTTGCGGGTCGATGGTGCGGATGCCGGCCGCGGTCGACAGCATGACCGGGAAGAAGCCGTAGATGCCGGCGAATGCGATCTTCGATTCCGAGCCGATGCCGAACCAGGCGGTGAAGATCGGATAAAGGATGACGATCGGCACCGCATAGAGGCTGGAGAAGACCGGCAGCAGCAGGTTGCGCAGGACCGCGATGCCGCCCACCAGCGCCCCCACGAAGATCCCGACGCCACACGCGATCAGCATGGCGAAGCCGACCTCGTAGAGCGTCACCAGCAGGTTCTGGCCATACTCGACCCGGCCCTGCCAGAGGACCGTCAGCGTCTTCGACAGGGCCGGCAGGAACAGCTCCGGCACCAGGCCGGTACCGGGCACGAACTCCCAGGCCAGGAGCAGCACGACGAGGATCAGCCAGCGGACGGTGGCGGGGGCGGGTCGGCGCATCGGTGGTCCCTTCCCGCTCAGTCCGGCTTGCGGATCTGCTGCCAGATGCGCTCGCGCAGGCGGCCGAAGCGGTCGGTCGCCATCATCTCGTAGGTGCGCGGGCGCGGCAGGTCGACCTCGATCCGGTCGATGATGCGGCCGGGCCGGGCCGACATCACCAGCACCTCGTCGGCCAGGTAGACCGCCTCGGTCAGGCTGTGGGTGATAAAGACCACGGTCTTGCTGGTCTGCGACCAGATGCGCAGCAGCTCGTGGCCCATCGTCATGCGCGTCTGCTCGTCGAGTGCGGCGAACGGCTCGTCCATCAGCAGCACCGGCGGGTCCTGCACCAGGCCGCGGGCGATCGACACGCGCTGCTTCATGCCGCCCGAAAGCTCGTGCGGGTAGCGGCCGGCGAAGCCGTCGAGGCCGACCAGCTTCAGCATGCTCTCGGCCCGCCGCCGCCGCTCGGCCGCCGGGACATGGCGCAGGGCCAG encodes:
- a CDS encoding HAD-IA family hydrolase; this translates as MTLRALLLDVDGVLVRGRPSDGRYWSSTIDQDLGLDIAVLQREFFSTHWDDVLTGRAALDERLAPVLARIAPHLTVDRLTEYWFAQDSRLDHRLLERVARARRHGMTVHLATNQEHRRARHLMEELGLSAHVDGIFHSAALGWRKPEPAFFAATTTKLGLEPAELLLVDDLKENVLAAAAAGWATVHWTDSPAAWAALEARLPG
- a CDS encoding CopG family transcriptional regulator; the protein is MAAPDSEKLTINLGYVDLGHIDLLVQEGFYSNRSDFIRTAIRHQLDRHQDTVRKSVEHRQLDLGLRRYGRADLEAVRASGRQVHIQVLGLAIIAADVSAELAMATIASIQVLGALQAPPAVKAALADRIR
- a CDS encoding 5-methyltetrahydropteroyltriglutamate--homocysteine methyltransferase; this encodes MTQRLLPTTVVGSYPQPDWLANRLLLSKIVPRVRLTDLWRVPEQYLEQAQDDATVVAIRDMERAGIDIITDGEIRRESYSNRLATALDGIDAENPGEIISKAGAVTLVPRVVDRIRRTRAVEVRDMEFLRANTDKTAKITLPGPFTMSQQAKNEFYKDEEEMIMDFAAAVNAEARDLQAAGADIIQLDEPWLRNNPELASRYAVKAINRAVEGLTVPTIVHLCFGYAAVVPGEKPTGYSFLAQLADCNADQISIEAAQPKLDLGVLADLAPKKVLLGVIDLGDGSIETPETIAGRIREALKFAPADRIIPAPDCGMKYLPRATAFGKLKALADGAAIVRAEIS
- a CDS encoding ABC transporter ATP-binding protein, producing the protein MQHVANMSGVTGAVPGRVGGAGASVEVAGVSHVYSGRDGQVPALEDIDLSVGAGRFTVIVGPSGCGKTSLLMMMAGLRRQTEGTILCAGRPILDPDPERVGVVFQEASLFPWQTAIENIEFPLALRHVPAAERRRRAESMLKLVGLDGFAGRYPHELSGGMKQRVSIARGLVQDPPVLLMDEPFAALDEQTRMTMGHELLRIWSQTSKTVVFITHSLTEAVYLADEVLVMSARPGRIIDRIEVDLPRPRTYEMMATDRFGRLRERIWQQIRKPD
- a CDS encoding ABC transporter permease; this encodes MRRPAPATVRWLILVVLLLAWEFVPGTGLVPELFLPALSKTLTVLWQGRVEYGQNLLVTLYEVGFAMLIACGVGIFVGALVGGIAVLRNLLLPVFSSLYAVPIVILYPIFTAWFGIGSESKIAFAGIYGFFPVMLSTAAGIRTIDPQLLLAARSMGATIWQQITRVIIPASIPTVLAGLRLGGALTIIGVVVSEMLTSAAGIGYLVSRYRTILDSPRVFAAVLLILVLSVLFDLLARFVERRTLVWQTAGRQGRTMSVAARRPTAATPAVA
- a CDS encoding NAD(P)/FAD-dependent oxidoreductase; this translates as MADSDRIVLSGKAPLPRSLWAATARPPIPALPLAGETEADVVVVGGGFTGLSAALHLAERGLKLVLLEAAEPGWGASGRNGGQVIAGLKAMPAEIIAKHGRERGKQIVDLVGGTADFLFDLIRRHGIECDAERKGWVQAAHSDKALAAVAGRVADWQAHDAPVRMVDRAEMARILGTGDYVGGMVDARDGALNPLGYARGLADAAQRLGARIHGGSPVTRVTQRGAGWQVTTAAGSVTAPKVLIGTNAYTTDFWPGLAASVVPVSSFQVATAPLTDNLRRTILPEGHVLSDTRRLLRYFRLDAQGRMVMGGRGTFKNDIDSGDTARLRRWVGELFPALSDIAYEYHWSGNVAVNLDHWPHLHALAPGVWAALGYNGRGVAMASRMGALLADLAAGVPAAKIAFPITPLRPIPFHGMRRAVLPVMTAWYGVLDRLQ
- a CDS encoding extracellular catalytic domain type 1 short-chain-length polyhydroxyalkanoate depolymerase gives rise to the protein MSGIWSGLLDRFRKFRRRDDGAGSRPASPPPAGPVTPPGGTFEAHSHVSAAGARGYRLYLPSGYRGQPVPLVVMLHGCTQSPEDFAAGTRMNELAEAETFLVAYPDQPRSANPSRCWNWFSVADQQRGRGEPALIAGIARQVMGEFAVMEGQVYVAGLSAGGAAAAIMGATYPDLFAAVGVHSGLAPGAARDMPSAFAAMRQGGVPPAPGARSVPTIVFHGDRDRTVKPVNGDQVLAHARGGAPAAGLSTRTEKGVGSGGMGFTRTVHAAPDGRSMFEQWVLHGAGHAWSGGSKDGSYTDPRGPDASREMLRFFRQHEKR
- a CDS encoding amidohydrolase, whose amino-acid sequence is MALHPDLILRNGRIATLDATGTIVQALAVHGGRIVARGRDDEIATLAGPGTRVVDLAGRTAIPGIVDSHCHPDSYAARLARWHDVGPAAVDGREALLKTIAAACRDLPADGWFAGYRFNDHKSGGFPTREELDAAAGGRRVFILRTDGHLGVANSAAFQACGISDNAEDPPFGRFDRHPATNRFTGLLRETATHIFLSEIHAGDTEQQIAGGLQKVFADWNRYGITSVYNSLAGARSIRAYQLMEAAGGMTMRVGIIVSGRDEGLVESYIAAGIRSGFGSDWVRVIGVEWCPDCSTSGRTAAYYEPYVGRKIEGEPDNNCGMLLYEGEDLKRRAIQAHGAGLQVMIEGLGDRGIDFALDAIEAALEAHPMPDHRMRVEHCCYVTPPILERIKRLGVVDSSATGFMYDLGEGYIANRGQAAMRWMWPHRSLIDAGIPAPGHSDAMVCQANPFVAIWSMVNRKSDSGGDLDIREAITVDEALRAYTILGAWSGREETIKGSLEVGKLADIAVLDRDPYTIPPDELRDLRVDMTFVGGALCHGG
- a CDS encoding M20/M25/M40 family metallo-hydrolase, whose product is MTTDRDQILLWIEEERDEIVALLQRLVRARSPNPPGDTLAAAAIVRERLDAEALPYRIIDPNPVMPNFVGTFDGGLKGRHLVLNGHIDVFPVASDHGWSRDPWSGDIVDGKLYGRGAADMKPGTTASIVTYALLHRLRDRLKGRLTLTAVSDEETFGPWGARWLMDHEPEVLGDCCLNGEPSGPNTIRFGEKGPLWLRFTVRAPGAHGAYTHTGSATLTATRLIGELERLEDLPVDLPHNVMAAIDEASAAADVAMGQGAGAIVGKVTLNVGLLNGGVKVNMIPSECTFEADIRLPPGMSRERVMAEVERMVGNHPGVEVEETGCNLPSYCDPYGEMVGILQANVQALAGHKPTPIVGLGGTDARLWRYRNIPAYVYGVYPHGMGSHDEHVDIEEFLHVVRTHALSAYDYLMAS